In Lotus japonicus ecotype B-129 chromosome 5, LjGifu_v1.2, one genomic interval encodes:
- the LOC130717220 gene encoding hypothetical protein At1g04090 — protein MFGCWCSCWEWDSVPEFYDPDTPPFSLPSPLPHWPQGSGFASGRICLGEIEVSKVNKFERVWTSTHLHGKPQGFAFYRPLEVPDGFLCLGHYCQSNEQPFRGYVLVARETPTEPEPDCSDGTVLKSPALEKPLNYSLIWSLDSHDDCAYFWLPNPPMGYKAMGIVVTSNPNEPEVDEVRCVRADLTQTCETSDLLLSIKSKYSKNPFQVWKTQPCDRGMMARGVSVGTFFCGTYFDSEQVTDIACLKNLDSSLHAMPNLNQIHALIEHYGPTVYFHPDEIYLPSSVQWFFKNGAVLCSAGSEKGKCIDCEGTVLPIGGTNDGAFWIDLPSDEDAKNNLKKGNIESAKLYVHVKPALGGAFTDIAMWVFCPFNGPATLKVSLMNIEMNKIGEHVSDWEHFTLRVSNFSGELWSVFFSEHSGGKWIDAFDLEFIKGNKPIVYSSKHGHASYPHAGTYLQGSSKFGIGVRNDAARSKFIVDSSIKYQIVAAEYLGVGVVTEPCWLQYMREWGPTIVYDSRSEIEKIIDLLPVFVRFSVENLIELFPTELYGEEGPTGPKEKDNWLGDEYC, from the coding sequence GTAGTGGTTTCGCGAGCGGAAGAATATGCCTTGGAGAAATCGAAGTTTCAAAAGTGAACAAGTTTGAGAGAGTTTGGACTTCCACACATTTGCATGGAAAACCACAGGGTTTCGCATTTTATAGACCTTTGGAGGTTCCTGATGGTTTTCTCTGCCTTGGTCATTACTGCCAGTCCAATGAACAGCCATTTAGAGGATATGTTCTTGTGGCCCGTGAAACTCCTACTGAACCTGAACCTGATTGTTCCGATGGCACTGTGTTAAAATCTCCAGCTCTAGAAAAGCCACTTAACTATTCATTAATTTGGAGCTTGGATTCACATGATGATTGTGCTTACTTTTGGTTACCAAACCCTCCAATGGGCTACAAAGCCATGGGCATAGTAGTTACTAGCAATCCAAATGAACCAGAAGTTGATGAAGTTCGATGTGTTCGAGCAGATCTAACACAAACTTGTGAGACTTCTGATCTATTACTTTCAATAAAGTCAAAATATTCCAAAAATCCATTCCAGGTTTGGAAGACACAACCCTGTGATAGAGGTATGATGGCTAGAGGCGTATCTGTTGGGACATTCTTTTGTGGCACCtattttgattctgaacaagtGACGGATATTGCGTGCTTGAAGAATCTTGATTCTTCCCTGCATGCCATGCCAAATTTGAACCAGATTCATGCACTTATCGAGCATTACGGGCCCACTGTGTATTTTCATCCTGATGAGATATACTTGCCGTCGTCAGTGCAATGGTTTTTTAAGAATGGAGCAGTTTTGTGTTCAGCAGGCAGTGAGAAGGGTAAATGTATAGATTGCGAGGGAACGGTTTTACCTATTGGAGGAACAAATGATGGTGCCTTTTGGATCGATTTGCCTAGCGATGAGGATGCAAAAAATAATCTAAAGAAGGGAAACATAGAGAGTGCAAAACTATATGTTCATGTCAAACCAGCATTGGGAGGAGCCTTTACTGATATTGCGATGTGGGTTTTTTGCCCCTTCAATGGACCTGCCACACTTAAAGTTTCATtgatgaacattgagatgaatAAGATCGGTGAACATGTGAGTGATTGGGAGCACTTCACCCTTCGCGTAAGCAACTTCTCCGGTGAGCTTTGGTCTGTGTTTTTCTCTGAGCATAGCGGCGGAAAATGGATAGATGCATTTGATTTGGAGTTTATTAAGGGGAACAAACCAATTGTTTATTCATCAAAACATGGCCATGCTAGCTACCCTCATGCCGGGACATACCTTCAGGGATCATCCAAATTTGGAATAGGGGTACGCAACGACGCAGCTCGAAGTAAATTTATTGTGGATTCAAGCATTAAATATCAGATTGTTGCGGCTGAGTATCTTGGTGTTGGAGTTGTTACTGAACCATGTTGGTTGCAGTATATGAGAGAGTGGGGTCCTACCATTGTATATGATTCACGTTCTGAAATAGAGAAGATAATAGACCTGCTTCCAGTATTTGTCAGATTTTCCGTGGAGAACTTGATTGAATTGTTTCCTACAGAGCTTTATGGGGAGGAGGGGCCAACAGGTCCCAAGGAGAAGGACAATTGGCTAGGAGATGAGTATTGCTAG